A genomic region of Mustela erminea isolate mMusErm1 chromosome 12, mMusErm1.Pri, whole genome shotgun sequence contains the following coding sequences:
- the SLC46A2 gene encoding thymic stromal cotransporter homolog, producing MGPEAACPGRGLLSGLQVRTWIEPVVASTQVAASLYEAGLLLVVKASFGAGASSNHSTSPSPRDALEDQQQRAISNFYIIYNLVVGLTPLLSAYGLGWLSDRYHRKISICVSLLGFLLSRLGLLLKVLLDWPVEVLYGSAAINGLCGGFSAFWSGVMALGSLGSPEGRRSVRLILIDLILGVAGFCGSMASGHLFKQMPGHSGQGLVLTACSVSWAAFALFYSLLVLKVPESVARPSRALPVVDTVSGTVGTYRALDPDQLDKQSVVGHPPAPGKAQPPRTIIALLFVGAVVYDLAVVGTVDVMPLFMLREPLSWNQVQVGYGMAAGYTVFITSFLGVLVFSRCFQDTTMIMIGMVSFGSGALLLAFVKETYMFYIARAVMLFALIPITTIRSAMSKLIKGSSYGKVFVILQLSLTLTGVVTSTVYNKIYQLTMEKFVGTCFALSSFLSFLAIIPIGIVAYKQASLLQYGDITET from the exons ATGGGGCCCGAGGCGGCCTGCCCAGGGAGGGGCCTCCTGTCTGGCCTCCAGGTGAGGACCTGGATCGAACCCGTGGTGGCTTCCACGCAGGTGGCCGCCTCCCTCTACGAGGCGGGGCTGCTCCTCGTGGTGAAGGCGTCCTTTGGAGCCGGGGCCTCCTCCAACCACAGCACCAGCCCGTCGCCCCGGGACGCCCTGGAGGACCAGCAGCAGAGGGCCATCTCCAATTTCTACATCATCTACAACCTCGTGGTGGGCTTGACGCCGCTGCTGTCTGCCTACGGGCTGGGCTGGCTCAGTGACCGCTACCACCGCAAGATCTCCATCTGCGTGTCcctgctgggcttcctgctctcccGCCTTGGGCTGTTGCTCAAGGTGCTGCTGGACTGGCCGGTGGAGGTGCTGTACGGGTCAGCGGCGATAAATGGGCTATGCGGTGGCTTCTCGGCCTTCTGGTCCGGTGTCAtggccctgggctccctgggctCCCCCGAGGGTCGCCGCTCTGTGCGCCTCATCCTCATCGACCTGATCCTGGGCGTGGCAGGATTCTGCGGGAGCATGGCCTCTGGGCATCTCTTCAAACAGATGCCTGGGCACTCCGGGCAGGGCCTGGTGCTGACCGCCTGCAGCGTGAGCTGGGCTGCTTTTGCGCTTTTCTACAGCCTCTTGGTCCTGAAGGTCCCTGAGTCGGTGGCCAGACCCAGCAGGGCGCTCCCCGTGGTGGACACAGTATCTGGCACGGTTGGCACCTACCGTGCCCTGGATCCTGATCAGTTAGACAAGCAGAGTGTGGTGGGGcaccctccagcccctgggaAGGCACAACCCCCAAGGACTATCATTGCCCTGCTCTTTGTGGGTGCCGTCGTATATGACCTGGCTGTGGTGGGCACCGTGGACGTGATGCCCCTTTTCATGCTAAGGGAGCCTCTCAGTTGGAACCAAGTGCAGGTGGGCTATGGCATGGCTGCAGGCTACACCGTCTTCATCACCAGCTTCCTGGGTGTCCTGGTCTTCTCCCGCTGCTTCCAGGACACCACCATGATCATGATCGGTATGGTGTCTTTTGGGTCAGGAGCCCTCCTCTTGGCGTTTGTGAAAGAGACATACATGTTCTACATTG CTCGAGCTGTCATGCTGTTCGCGCTCATCCCCATCACAACCATCCGATCAGCaatgtccaaactcatcaaggGCTCCTCTTACG GAAAGGTGTTCGTCATCCTGCAGCTGTCCCTGACTCTGACCGGGGTGGTGACCTCCACAGTCTACAACAAGATCTATCAACTCACCATGGAAAAGTTTGTTGGCACCTGTTttgctctctcctcctttctctccttcctggccaTCATCCCAATTGG CATCGTGGCCTATAAACAAGCCTCATTGTTGCAATATGGTGACATCACGGAGACATGA